The proteins below are encoded in one region of Labeo rohita strain BAU-BD-2019 chromosome 15, IGBB_LRoh.1.0, whole genome shotgun sequence:
- the ift80 gene encoding intraflagellar transport protein 80 homolog — protein sequence MRLKTSLLKEPKHRELVSCVGWTSADELYSCSDDHQILKWNLLTNDTSVLVKLQDDIYPIDLHWFPKSVSGKKQAGAEIFALTSTDGKLHLVSKSGRIEKSVEAHRGAVLAGRWNHDGTALITAGEDGQLKIWSKSGMLRSTLAQQGTPVYSVAWAPDSGRVLYTSGRQLVVKPLQPSAKVLQWKAHDGVILKVDWSAVNDLILSGGEDCKYKVWDSYGRLLFSSSAHDYPITAVAWAPDGELFAMGSFHTLRLCDKTGWSYSLEKPSTGSLFSLAWSADGTQLAGACGNGHVLFAHIVEQRWEWKNFEITLTKRRTMQVRNVLNDAVDVLEFRDRVIKASLAHGHLVVTTSLQCYVYSAKNWNTPLIFDLKEGTVSLIVQAERHFLLVDGAEVYVYSYEGRLVSSPKSPGMRMDILNSQSISLSNDTIAIRDTSDERVVFLFEAQTGKAIGDGKPLIHKIEVVLIALDQCGSSNDRRIALIDKNRDLYLTSVRKLGRTHSIHKIGSMVDTLAWNDTANILCGIQDNQFTVWYYPSVVFVDKDLLPKTIFTKDSSEFSRPPQMVSYVGTQVTVRRVDGSLVCTAVSPYPTLLHEYTGSGRWEDALRICRFAKDQTLWSCLAGLAMANKELSTAEVAYAAIGEIDKVQYINFIKDLPSRDSCLAHILLFSGHVQEAEATLLQANLIYHAIQIHINFYNWDRALELAVKYKTHVDTVLAHRQKFLQDFGKQETNKRFLQYSEGVEVDWEKIQAKIEMEFAKERERAANSSVRNSVSIRR from the exons ATGCGGCTGAAAACATCTCTGCTGAAGGAACCCAAACA CAGAGAGCTGGTGAGCTGCGTGGGATGGACCAGCGCGGATGAGCTGTACTCCTGCAGCGACGACCACCAAATTCTAAAATGGAACCTGCTCACCAACGACACCAGCGTCCTAGTCAAACTCCAGGACGACATCTACCCCATCGACCTGCACTGGTTCCCCAAGAGCGTCAGCGGGAAGAAGCAAGCCGGAGCCGAGATCTTTGCCCTCACCAGCACTGATG GTAAACTCCATCTGGTGTCTAAATCAGGGCGTATAGAGAAGAGTGTGGAGGCCCACAGAGGAGCTGTGCTTGCTGGACGCTGGAATCATGACGGAACGGCTCTTATCACAG ctgGTGAAGACGGACAGCTGAAGATCTGGTCTAAGAGTGGGATGCTGAGGTCTACTCTGGCACAACAag GGACTCCCGTGTACTCGGTGGCGTGGGCTCCAGACTCAGGACGGGTTCTGTACACTTCGGGTCGACAGCTCGTGGTGAAACCACTGCAGCCCAGCGCCAAAGTCCTGCAG TGGAAAGCTCATGACGGAGTCATTCTGAAGGTGGACTGGAGTGCTGTCAATGATCTCATACTGTCAGGAGGAGAAGACTGCAAATATAAG GTGTGGGACAGCTACGGGCGGCTGCTCTTCTCCAGCTCTGCTCATGATTACCCCATCACCGCAGTGGCCTGGGCTCCGGACGGAGAGCTCTTCGCCATGGGCTCCTTCCACACGCTCAGACTGTGCGATAAGACCGGG TGGTCGTACTCTCTGGAGAAGCCCAGCACAGGAAGTCTGTTCAGTCTGGCCTGGTCTGCAGACGGCACTCAGCTGGCCGGAGCCTGTGGAAACGGACACGTCCTGTTTGCTCACATCGTGGAGCAGCGGTGGGAGTGGAAGAACTTTGAGATCACACTCACAAAGAGACGCACTATGCAG gtcagGAACGTGTTAAATGATGCGGTAGATGTCCTGGAGTTCAGAGATCGGGTCATCAAAGCGTCGCTGGCTCACGGTCATCTGGTGGTCACCACGTCTCTGCAGTGCTACGTCTACAG TGCTAAGAACTGGAACACTCCGCTGATCTTCgacctgaaggagggaacggtcAGTCTGATCGTGCAGGCCGAGAG GCACTTTCTGCTGGTGGATGGAGCAGAGGTGTACGTGTACTCGTATGAGGGCCGTTTGGTGTCGTCTCCCAAGAGTCCAGGCATGAGAATGGACATCCTGAACTCTCAGTCCATCTCCCTGAGCAACGACACTATCGCCATACGAGACACCAGCGATGAACGAG TCGTCTTTCTATTTGAGGCTCAGACAGGAAAAGCCATTGGTGATGGCAAACCTTTGATCCACaag ATAGAGGTGGTGTTAATCGCTCTGGATCAGTGTGGCTCGTCTAATGACAGGAGGATCGCACTGATCGATAAGAACCGTGACCTCTACCTGACCTCCGTGAGAAAGCTGGGCCGAACGCACAGCATCCATAAGATCG GGTCGATGGTTGACACTTTGGCCTGGAACGACACAGCTAACATCCTGTGCGGAATCCAGGACAACCAGTTCACGGTGTGGTATTACCCTAGTGTGGTGTTTGTGGACAAAGACCTGTTGCCCAAAACCATCTTCACCAAAGACAGCAG TGAGTTCAGTCGTCCGCCTCAGATGGTGAGCTATGTGGGCACTCAGGTGACGGTCAGACGGGTGGACGGCTCTCTGGTGTGCACCGCCGTGTCGCCATACCCCACCTTACTGCACGAGTACACCGGCAGCGGCCGCTGGGAGGACGCGCTCCGCATCTGCCGCTTCGCTAAG GATCAGACGCTTTGGTCGTGTCTGGCCGGTCTGGCGATGGCCAATAAGGAGCTGAGCACAGCAGAAGTGGCGTATGCAGCTATAGGAGAG ATTGACAAGGTGCAGTACATCAACTTCATTAAAGATTTGCCGTCGAGAGACTCGTGTCTCGCTCACATCCTGCTCTTCAGCGGGCACGTGCAGGAGGCCGAGGCCACTCTACTGCAGGCCAACCTCATTTACCACGCCATCCAGATACACATCAACTTCTACAACTGGGACAG GGCTCTGGAGCTGGCGGTGAAGTACAAAACTCATGTGGACACGGTGCTCGCTCACAGACAGAAGTTCCTGCAGGACTTTGGAAAACAGGAAACCAACAAGAGGTTCCTGCAGTACTCTGAGGGA GTGGAAGTGGACTGGGAGAAAATCCAGGCTAAAATTGAGATGGAGTTTGCTAAGGAGCGGGAAAGAGCAGCCAACTCATCCGTCAGAAACAGCGTGTCCATTCGCCGATAA